A single genomic interval of Clostridium facile harbors:
- a CDS encoding V-type ATP synthase subunit D: protein MALAVFPTKGNLINIKKSLNLARLGFDLMDRKRNILVREMMSLIDTAKSIRGEIEKTYAEAYLALQKANITLGVCENIANGIEIETGVHITYRSVMGVEIPKVTLESTLSPNAYGFTGTNSQLDIAYIKFEKAKQISIVLAEIENSVYRLANAIKTTQRRANALKNINIPQFEETVKFISDALEEKEREEFSRMKVIKRTKEQQEQTS, encoded by the coding sequence ATGGCTTTAGCTGTGTTCCCTACTAAGGGTAACTTAATTAATATCAAAAAGTCCCTGAACCTTGCCAGATTGGGTTTTGACTTAATGGACCGCAAAAGAAATATTCTGGTGCGGGAAATGATGTCTTTGATTGACACCGCAAAATCCATCCGTGGTGAAATTGAAAAAACCTATGCGGAAGCTTATTTGGCACTTCAAAAAGCAAATATTACATTGGGCGTGTGTGAAAATATCGCAAACGGAATTGAAATTGAAACGGGGGTACATATTACCTACCGTAGCGTTATGGGTGTGGAAATTCCAAAAGTTACATTGGAATCTACCCTTTCCCCCAACGCTTATGGTTTTACAGGAACCAACTCCCAATTGGATATTGCTTATATTAAATTTGAAAAAGCAAAACAAATAAGTATTGTATTGGCTGAAATTGAAAATAGTGTTTACCGTCTAGCAAATGCGATTAAAACTACCCAACGCCGAGCAAACGCATTAAAAAATATTAATATTCCACAATTTGAAGAAACCGTTAAATTTATCTCCGATGCTTTGGAGGAAAAAGAACGGGAAGAATTCAGCCGAATGAAAGTAATTAAACGCACGAAAGAACAACAAGAACAAACGAGCTAG